A part of Microbacterium atlanticum genomic DNA contains:
- a CDS encoding helix-turn-helix transcriptional regulator — protein sequence MDHRTEVREFLSTRRDRLTPDRAGLPAYGGNRRVPGLRREEVALLSGVSVDYYTRLERGNLSGASDSVLEALARALQLDEAETAHLFDLARTANASPTARKPRKRAEELRPSILRLLDAITDAPAMIRNNYFDYVAANQLGRALYAPVFAEPSPNAARFAFLNPAAPEFFVDWDKNTQELVATMRGEAGRNPYDKRLTDLVGELSTWSERFRTLWAAHNVRYHRTGVKRLRHPVVGDLELTYEAFELPADPGLTMSTYTAEPGTPSADALRLLGSWAASAASPATQAPARTGPREEGAR from the coding sequence ATGGATCACCGCACCGAGGTCCGCGAGTTCCTGTCCACTCGCCGTGACCGCCTCACACCCGACCGGGCCGGTCTGCCCGCGTACGGCGGCAATCGGCGCGTTCCGGGACTGCGGCGTGAGGAGGTCGCCCTGCTCTCCGGGGTCAGCGTCGACTACTACACCCGTCTGGAACGAGGGAACCTCTCCGGCGCATCGGACAGTGTCCTTGAGGCGCTCGCACGCGCTCTGCAGCTCGACGAAGCTGAGACCGCCCACCTCTTCGACCTTGCTCGCACCGCCAATGCCTCGCCGACGGCGCGGAAACCGCGCAAGCGTGCCGAGGAGCTCCGGCCCAGCATCCTGCGACTCCTCGACGCCATCACTGATGCGCCGGCGATGATCCGCAACAACTACTTCGACTACGTCGCGGCCAACCAGCTCGGGCGGGCGCTGTACGCCCCGGTATTTGCCGAACCCTCGCCCAATGCCGCACGCTTCGCATTCCTCAACCCCGCAGCGCCGGAATTCTTTGTCGACTGGGACAAGAACACGCAGGAACTCGTCGCCACGATGCGTGGAGAGGCAGGCCGCAACCCCTACGACAAGCGGCTGACCGACCTCGTCGGCGAGCTGTCCACCTGGTCCGAGCGATTCCGCACGCTCTGGGCCGCGCACAACGTCCGCTACCACCGCACCGGTGTGAAGAGGTTGCGGCACCCGGTCGTCGGCGACCTGGAGCTCACCTACGAGGCATTCGAACTGCCGGCCGACCCGGGTCTGACCATGTCGACGTACACCGCGGAGCCCGGGACGCCCTCAGCGGATGCCCTCCGCCTTCTTGGGAGCTGGGCTGCGAGCGCCGCCTCTCCTGCGACCCAGGCGCCCGCGAGAACTGGCCCGCGAGAAGAGGGCGCACGATGA
- a CDS encoding zinc-binding dehydrogenase, whose product MLATFMYGAGDVRVETVPDPVIKNPTDAIVRTVRSCICGSDLHPYHSMPHSAEGSPMGHELIAVVEEIGAEVTTVKPGDFVIVPFAFQDNTCVFCREGLHTSCVHGGWYGSAETGGLQAQYARVPLADGSLVKVPDLDPATADEGTLASLLTLSDVYLTGYHAAHMGQVEAGKTVTVIGDGAVGLSAVLASKQLGAERIILMGRHTARTDLGVDFGATDVVAERGEEGVAKVMELTGGEGSHIVLEAVGHMPAYEQAYGIVRPGGIISRVGVPQYEEAPIGFGSLFGKNARIAGGPAPVRAYMEDAISQVLSGQINPGRVFDRTITLNDVPAGYQAMDDRTALKVMVTP is encoded by the coding sequence ATGCTTGCGACTTTCATGTACGGCGCCGGAGATGTCCGCGTCGAAACCGTCCCGGACCCCGTCATCAAGAACCCCACAGACGCCATCGTGCGCACCGTCCGCTCCTGCATCTGCGGATCCGACCTGCACCCGTACCACTCCATGCCGCACTCAGCGGAGGGAAGCCCGATGGGCCACGAGCTCATCGCGGTCGTCGAGGAGATCGGCGCCGAGGTCACCACCGTCAAGCCCGGCGACTTCGTCATCGTGCCGTTCGCCTTCCAGGACAACACATGCGTGTTCTGCCGCGAGGGCCTCCACACCTCGTGCGTGCACGGCGGCTGGTACGGCAGCGCGGAGACCGGCGGACTGCAGGCCCAGTACGCCCGGGTGCCTCTCGCTGACGGCAGCCTCGTCAAGGTCCCCGACCTCGACCCGGCAACCGCCGACGAGGGGACGCTCGCCTCGCTGCTGACACTGTCCGATGTCTACCTCACCGGCTATCACGCTGCCCACATGGGTCAGGTGGAAGCCGGGAAGACCGTCACCGTCATCGGTGACGGAGCCGTGGGACTGTCCGCGGTGCTCGCCTCCAAGCAGCTGGGGGCAGAGCGGATCATCCTGATGGGCCGTCACACCGCCCGCACCGACCTGGGTGTCGACTTCGGCGCCACCGACGTGGTCGCCGAGCGCGGCGAAGAGGGTGTCGCGAAGGTGATGGAGCTGACCGGGGGCGAAGGCTCGCACATCGTCCTCGAAGCTGTCGGTCACATGCCGGCCTACGAGCAGGCGTACGGCATCGTCCGCCCTGGTGGCATCATCTCCCGCGTCGGAGTCCCGCAGTACGAGGAAGCACCCATCGGCTTCGGATCGCTCTTCGGAAAGAACGCCCGAATCGCCGGCGGTCCCGCGCCCGTCCGCGCGTACATGGAGGACGCCATCTCACAGGTGCTGTCCGGGCAAATCAACCCCGGACGCGTCTTCGACCGCACCATCACTCTGAACGACGTGCCCGCCGGCTACCAGGCCATGGATGACCGGACCGCGCTCAAGGTGATGGTCACACCGTAG
- a CDS encoding Na+/H+ antiporter, producing MLLGAWLGPRIKVPAPLVQLALGLCVGFIPPVREIHLPSEAVLVLFLPALLFWESLTTSLREIRRDLRGILILSTLLVVASAFGVAGIGVALGLGWGAALILGAALAPTDATAVGAMARSLPHRNMTILRAESLVNDGTALVVYSIAVGAAVGHIAYTGWQITGLVALAYVGGGVIGVAAGWLGTLILRRLADPIVNNTALLVIPFVAFLAAELIHASGVIAVVIAGLILSQTGPRASTPQSRQQTFAFWSLVSSILNGALFVLIGIEAQSAVRAVPNPEIPALIALTVLAWVAIIVIRFVFQMVTVTLIRLLDRRPSQRARRMSHRARVVSAMAGFRGAISLAVALAVPATLSGRAEIIFVAAGVVILTLAVQGVLLPPVVRWAGFAPDTTLDDELAAAQHAAADEALLAIPQLAAQLNVPDEVRDHLLEEYREHLDVMNASAHGEDQALAAREQDDTALRLALLERKRDAMIRLRDDGQIDDTTLRIMQTRLDREALRLSQPELLE from the coding sequence GTGCTCCTCGGAGCTTGGCTCGGCCCGCGGATCAAAGTACCTGCACCGCTGGTCCAGCTTGCGCTGGGCCTGTGCGTCGGGTTCATCCCACCGGTGCGAGAGATCCATCTGCCCTCCGAGGCGGTGCTCGTGCTGTTCCTCCCGGCGCTGCTGTTCTGGGAGTCGCTCACCACGTCGTTGCGAGAGATCCGCCGCGACCTGCGCGGCATCCTCATCCTCAGCACCCTTCTCGTCGTCGCCAGCGCCTTCGGCGTGGCCGGCATCGGTGTCGCACTAGGCCTGGGTTGGGGGGCCGCGCTGATCCTGGGCGCCGCCCTGGCGCCGACCGACGCAACCGCAGTCGGGGCGATGGCCCGCAGCCTGCCGCACCGCAACATGACGATCCTCCGCGCCGAGAGCCTGGTCAACGACGGCACCGCACTCGTGGTCTACTCCATCGCCGTGGGAGCCGCCGTCGGCCACATCGCCTACACCGGGTGGCAGATCACCGGGCTGGTCGCCCTGGCGTATGTGGGCGGTGGTGTCATCGGCGTCGCCGCGGGATGGCTGGGCACCCTGATCCTCCGCCGGCTCGCGGATCCCATCGTGAACAACACCGCGCTGCTGGTCATCCCGTTCGTGGCGTTCCTGGCGGCTGAACTGATTCACGCCTCCGGGGTCATCGCGGTCGTCATCGCGGGCCTCATCCTCAGCCAGACCGGTCCGCGTGCCAGCACGCCGCAGTCGCGACAGCAGACCTTCGCTTTCTGGTCACTGGTCAGCAGCATCCTCAACGGAGCACTGTTCGTCCTTATCGGCATCGAGGCGCAGTCCGCCGTGCGCGCGGTCCCGAACCCGGAGATCCCCGCGCTCATCGCACTCACCGTGCTCGCGTGGGTCGCCATCATCGTGATCCGCTTCGTGTTCCAAATGGTCACGGTGACGCTGATTCGGCTGCTCGACCGGCGGCCCTCGCAGCGCGCACGACGGATGTCCCACCGTGCCCGCGTGGTGTCCGCGATGGCAGGTTTCCGAGGCGCGATCTCACTCGCCGTGGCTCTCGCCGTCCCCGCGACGCTGTCCGGACGCGCCGAAATCATCTTCGTCGCCGCAGGAGTGGTCATCCTCACCCTCGCGGTTCAAGGCGTCCTGCTTCCACCCGTCGTCCGCTGGGCGGGATTCGCGCCCGACACCACGCTGGACGACGAACTCGCGGCCGCCCAGCACGCGGCGGCCGACGAAGCCCTGCTCGCCATCCCGCAGCTCGCTGCACAGTTGAACGTGCCCGACGAGGTTCGCGACCACCTCCTCGAGGAGTATCGCGAGCACCTCGACGTGATGAACGCCTCAGCGCACGGTGAGGACCAGGCCCTCGCCGCCCGCGAGCAGGACGACACCGCCCTCCGGCTCGCACTCCTCGAGCGCAAGCGTGACGCGATGATCCGACTCCGCGACGACGGGCAGATCGACGACACGACACTGCGCATCATGCAGACCCGCCTCGACCGCGAAGCGCTACGGCTGTCCCAGCCCGAACTCCTCGAATAG